CCCGGTGCGCTGCCCGAGGCCGTCATCGACCGCATCGCCGACGGCATGGCCACGCAGGACCCGGACGCGGACGTGCAGGTGGGTCTCGCCTGCCCCGCCTGCGGCGCCGCCTGGTCGCTGCGCTTCGACATCGTGTCGCACTTCTGGAGCGAACTCGACGACTGGGCGCAACGCATGCTGGCCGACGTGCACCAGCTGGCCAGCGCCTACGGCTGGAGCGAGCGCGACATCCTGGCGCTGAGCGCGACGCGGCGGCAGGCCTATCTCGAGATGGTGGCCGCATGAACGCCTTCCTCGCCGGGCTGGTCGATCGGGCGCAAGGGCGCGCGCCCGTGCTGGAGCGCAGGCCGCGTTTCCTGTTCGAGCCGCGGCAGGCTGGTGCGGGCGGTGTCGAAGTGGTGGAACAGCTGGTGGGTGCCGAGGCACCGCGCGCGCAGGTGCAGGCCGTGCGGGTCGAGCCGCAGCCGGTCGCGCGGGCCGTCGATCGCCCTGCGGTCCCTCCCGAGGCCCCACTGCTTCCCGCAAAGCACGAGCGCGTCGCTTCGCCACGCGCTCCGGCGCCGGATCGGCCGGGGCTGCCTTCACTGGAGACACGACCCGGCCCTCGCACGCTGCCTGCAGCGACGGAGCCGTCTCGCCGCGCGCAGTCCAAGCCGCAGCGCGTGCGCGAGCCCGCCCAGGTCCCCACGCGGCGCACTTCATCCCCCGGCACGGAAACAGCCGTCACCAGGAAAGCCCAGGCCGCCCTCCCCGCCACGACGAGCGAGGCCGCAGTTCGCCCCGCCATTGCGGCGAAGCCCGCCGCGCCGATCCTGTCGACCGTGCAGCACGTGCACCACCACACCACCGTGCAGGCGCCTGCACGTACGACGTCCGCCACGCCGTCCCGCGCCGTCCTGATGGCCCGTGCCGCGCAGCCGCCGGCGGCCCGCCGCGACCCGGCGCCGGCCTCCGCGCAACCGGCTCCGGTGCAGATCACCATCGGCCGCGTCGAAGTGCGCGCAGTCCCGGCCGCGCAGCCGGATCGACCACGTGCCCCTGCACCGGCCGCGCCGCGCCTGTCGCTGGACGAATACCTGCGGCGCCGCAACGGAGCCTCGCGATGAGCAGTGCCCTCGCCATCGCCGCCGTCACGGCCTCGTTGAAGGACCTCCTCAACGACGGGCTGATGGACCACGACCTGTCCACCGTCGGCAGCTTCACGGTGACCGCGCAGCCGCCGGACCGCGTCACCACCGGCACCACCGAGAACAACCAGCTCAACCTGTTCCTCTACCAGGTCACCGCCAACAGCGGCTGGCGCAACGTGGGCCTGCCTTCGCGCGACCGCGCCGGCGAGCGCCTCACCAACGCGCCGCTGGCGCTGGACCTGCACTACCTGCTGACCGCCTACGGGGCGCAGGACCTGAACGCCGAAGTCCTCCTGGGCTACGCGATGCAGGTGCTGCACGAGACCTCGGTCCTCACGCGCGCGCAGCTGCGCACGGCGCTCGGCTCGCCGCCGCCGGTCGATGGCTCGCTGCTGCCCGGCCCCTTCGGCTCGCTGTCGGCCGTCGACCTCGCCGACCAGGTGGAGATGATCAAGGTGACGCCGGTGTTCCTCGGCTCGGAGGACCTCTCCAAGCTGTGGACCGCGATGCAGGCTCGCTACCGGCCCTCGATGGCTTACCTGGTCTCCGTCGTCCTGATCCAGGCCCAGGGCCCGGCCCGCTCGGCATTGCCTGTCATCAAGCGCGGCCCGGCCGACCGCGGCGCGACTGCGCATGGCGCGCCGGCTCCGACCCTCATCGGCGCACGGGCCGCGGCGACGCCCTTGCAACCCGCGCTGCGCCTGGGCGAGGACCTGCTGCTCTCGGGCACCAATCTCCTGAGCAACAGCACGCTGGCGGTGCGATTCGAGCAATCGCGGCTGGCCGTCGTGCAGACGCTGACGCCTTTGCCCATCGACGCCCAGCAACTCGGCGTGCACCTGCCCAGCATCGCCGAGGTTGCCAGCGGCATGGCGGACTGGGCGGTCGGCGTCTACGCGGTGTCGCTGACGATCAGCGATCCCGGCCAGCCTTCCTGGACGACCAACAGCGTGCCGATGGCGCTGTCGCCGCTGATCACCGTCAGTCCGCTCAATGCCGCTGCCGGCACGCTCAATCTCACGCTGACCTGCACGCCACGCCTGCGGACCTCGCAGGAGTCTTCCGTGCGGCTGCTGTTCGGGGATACCGAGGTGCTGCCGGCGACGGTCAACACCCCGGTCAATCCGGCGCTGCCGACGACGCTGACCTTCGCCGTGCCGGGCGTGGTGGCAGGCGACTACGTGCTGCGCCTGCGCGTCGAAGGCATCGACAGCCTGCCGGCCGTCTACACGGGTTCGCCACCGAGCTTCGAGTTCGACACGCAGCAAACGGTGCATGTGACATGAGCGCCGAAACCTGGGTCGAAGACAACAACCGCTACCTGGCGGCCTCGCTGAAGTGGCTGCGCATGCGGCTGCAGCAGCTTGCCCCCGCACCGGCGGCTGCGCCGGCTCCCATGGCGGTGGTACCCGTCGCCGCCGCAGCGCCTGCGGCCACGGGCCCGCGCTCCTGGTTCCCGCCGCGGACGCCCGCCGCGGCGGCGGCCGCCGCGGCGGGCGTCGAGCCCGTGGCTTTGCTGTCCGGCCAGTCGCAGGCCGACGTGCTGAAGCAGGCCGCCGAGGACCGCGAAACCGCAGCCGCCAGTGACCCGCCGCCCGCGCTGGTGCTGCTTGCGCAGCGCTTCCGGCTGACCGCCTTCGAGCGCGACACATTGCTGCTATGCGCCGCCCCGGAGTTCGATCCGGCGCTGGCCCCGCTCCTTGCCGCCGCGCAAGGACACCCATCGCGCAGCGCGCCCACGTTCGCGCTGGCGCTGCAGGCCTTCGAGGCGCTGGACGAGCGCGCCTGGGACGCCCTGTCGCCCCAACGTCCCCTGCGCTACGCGCGCCTGCTGGAAATCACGCAAGCGGGCGCCACGCCGCTGACTGCGAGTGCGCTGCGTGCCGACGAGCGCATCGTCAACTACCTCAAGGGCCTCAACGTGCTCGACGAGCGGCTGGCGGCACTGATGAAGCCGGCCAGTGGACCGCCGCCCGTGCTCGCGGCCTCGCAGCAGGCCACCGCCGACGAGATCCTGCGCCGGCTGGGCATCACCGCCAGCGAATCCACGGTGCCGCTGGTGCAGTTGCTGGGCCCGGACGCCCGCAGCAAGTTCGCTGTCGCCCGCCAGGTCTGCAGCGCGCTCGATCGCCAGCTCTTTCGCCTGAACGCAGACGCGCTCCCGACGCAGCGCGCAGAGCTGGAGACGCTCGCACGCCTGTGGCAGCGCGAATGCGTGCTGTTGCCCGTCGCTCTCTACATCGACGCGGAGCAGATCGATGGCGGCCGCTCCGAGCCCGCCCTGGCTTTCGAGACCTTCGTGGGCCGCGAACTCGGACTGGGGTTCGCCGGCCGGCGCGAAGCCCCGACG
The sequence above is a segment of the Ramlibacter agri genome. Coding sequences within it:
- a CDS encoding ATP-binding protein, whose amino-acid sequence is MSAETWVEDNNRYLAASLKWLRMRLQQLAPAPAAAPAPMAVVPVAAAAPAATGPRSWFPPRTPAAAAAAAAGVEPVALLSGQSQADVLKQAAEDRETAAASDPPPALVLLAQRFRLTAFERDTLLLCAAPEFDPALAPLLAAAQGHPSRSAPTFALALQAFEALDERAWDALSPQRPLRYARLLEITQAGATPLTASALRADERIVNYLKGLNVLDERLAALMKPASGPPPVLAASQQATADEILRRLGITASESTVPLVQLLGPDARSKFAVARQVCSALDRQLFRLNADALPTQRAELETLARLWQRECVLLPVALYIDAEQIDGGRSEPALAFETFVGRELGLGFAGRREAPTRAAAASLEIEVDKPTGVEQHDAWREALHGTLADDEAEATARLLAGQFDLDLDEIRVTAAQAATPAPGVSPAATVWASCRALAQPSLDQLAQRIEPKATWDELVLSDESLRLLRQIAAQVRERYRVYEEWGYGRRMTRGLGINALFAGESGTGKTMAAEVIANELQLHLYRIDLSAVVSKYIGETEKNLRKLFDAAEQGGAILFFDEADALFGKRSEVKDSHDRYANIEINYLLQRMEAFSGLAILATNMKSALDPAFMRRLRFIVNFPFPGPTERRQMWQKALPPEVPQEDVDTARLARFNVSGGNIHSIALNAAFMAAQRGSAVSQAMLLAAVRNELRKLDKPVNEAEFR
- a CDS encoding DUF4255 domain-containing protein; translated protein: MSSALAIAAVTASLKDLLNDGLMDHDLSTVGSFTVTAQPPDRVTTGTTENNQLNLFLYQVTANSGWRNVGLPSRDRAGERLTNAPLALDLHYLLTAYGAQDLNAEVLLGYAMQVLHETSVLTRAQLRTALGSPPPVDGSLLPGPFGSLSAVDLADQVEMIKVTPVFLGSEDLSKLWTAMQARYRPSMAYLVSVVLIQAQGPARSALPVIKRGPADRGATAHGAPAPTLIGARAAATPLQPALRLGEDLLLSGTNLLSNSTLAVRFEQSRLAVVQTLTPLPIDAQQLGVHLPSIAEVASGMADWAVGVYAVSLTISDPGQPSWTTNSVPMALSPLITVSPLNAAAGTLNLTLTCTPRLRTSQESSVRLLFGDTEVLPATVNTPVNPALPTTLTFAVPGVVAGDYVLRLRVEGIDSLPAVYTGSPPSFEFDTQQTVHVT